One genomic window of Clostridioides sp. ES-S-0054-01 includes the following:
- the spoVT gene encoding stage V sporulation protein T has translation MKATGIVRRIDDLGRVVIPKEIRKTLRIREGDPLEIFTAKDGEVILKKYSPIGELNEFSQEYAETLAEVLGYGVLITDLDSIIAVSKLPKKDYKEKSISDELEAIISERTVKYSKDKNILPLFKEDQKEYTSQVIMPIISASGDCIGSIVVVSKDKDTIAESEEKSLKIAANFLGKQVQ, from the coding sequence ATGAAAGCAACAGGTATAGTTAGAAGAATAGATGATCTTGGAAGGGTAGTTATCCCAAAAGAGATAAGAAAGACATTAAGAATTAGAGAAGGAGATCCTTTAGAGATATTTACAGCAAAAGATGGAGAAGTCATACTTAAAAAATACTCTCCAATAGGAGAATTAAATGAATTCTCTCAAGAATATGCTGAAACATTAGCTGAAGTACTAGGATATGGTGTGTTGATAACAGACTTAGATTCTATAATAGCTGTATCTAAGCTTCCTAAAAAAGATTATAAAGAAAAAAGTATAAGTGATGAGTTAGAAGCAATAATAAGTGAAAGAACAGTAAAGTATTCAAAAGATAAAAACATTTTACCTTTATTTAAAGAAGACCAAAAAGAATATACTAGTCAAGTTATCATGCCTATAATTAGTGCATCTGGTGACTGTATAGGTTCAATTGTAGTTGTTTCAAAAGATAAAGATACAATTGCAGAAAGTGAAGAAAAATCTTTAAAAATTGCTGCTAACTTTTTAGGAAAACAAGTTCAATAA
- a CDS encoding peptidylprolyl isomerase, giving the protein MKKVITLAIAMILVVSVTACSSSKGETVATVEGTKISSDEFKKTIALYKDSMEQTYGKDIWDKEVEKGVKYKDKFKDLILDQLITTEVIYSQAKKDNLLPKKEDVEKSFKELKDAMSKDEKYKEQLKKLGIDDAFLKDQQEKDLAMQNYQSNFTKKTKISDEEMKKYYDTHKDEFKKDEVEASHILLKTVDDNNKPLSDKEKTEAKKKAEEALKEVKSGEDFAKVAKKYSQDSTASDGGKLGFFSRGQMVAEFEEAAFSMKKGQVSNLVETQYGYHIIKVTDKINEQTSFEDAKETIKDQLLKNKYQEQIEKLTKEAKVEKDEKVINKITI; this is encoded by the coding sequence TTGAAAAAAGTAATAACATTGGCAATAGCTATGATTTTGGTAGTATCTGTGACTGCCTGTAGTTCTAGTAAAGGAGAAACTGTGGCGACAGTTGAAGGGACAAAGATATCATCAGATGAGTTTAAAAAAACTATAGCTCTTTATAAAGATTCTATGGAACAAACTTATGGAAAAGATATATGGGATAAGGAAGTTGAAAAGGGTGTAAAATATAAGGACAAGTTTAAAGACTTAATTCTTGACCAACTTATAACTACAGAAGTAATATATTCTCAAGCTAAAAAAGACAACTTACTTCCTAAAAAAGAGGATGTTGAAAAAAGTTTTAAAGAATTAAAAGATGCTATGAGTAAAGATGAAAAATATAAAGAACAGCTTAAGAAATTAGGAATAGATGATGCGTTTTTAAAAGACCAACAAGAGAAAGATTTAGCAATGCAAAACTATCAAAGCAATTTTACTAAAAAGACTAAAATATCAGATGAAGAAATGAAAAAATACTATGATACACATAAAGATGAATTTAAAAAAGATGAAGTAGAAGCCTCTCATATTTTATTGAAAACAGTAGATGACAATAATAAGCCACTTTCAGATAAGGAAAAGACCGAAGCTAAGAAAAAGGCTGAAGAGGCTCTTAAAGAGGTTAAATCAGGAGAAGATTTTGCAAAAGTAGCAAAAAAATATTCACAAGATTCTACAGCAAGTGATGGAGGTAAATTAGGATTTTTCTCAAGAGGTCAAATGGTTGCTGAGTTTGAAGAGGCTGCTTTTTCTATGAAAAAGGGTCAAGTTTCTAATTTAGTTGAAACTCAATATGGATACCATATAATTAAAGTAACGGATAAAATAAATGAGCAAACATCATTTGAAGATGCTAAAGAAACTATAAAAGACCAATTATTAAAAAATAAATATCAAGAGCAAATAGAAAAATTAACTAAAGAAGCTAAGGTAGAAAAAGATGAAAAAGTAATAAATAAAATCACAATCTAA